From a single Phragmites australis chromosome 7, lpPhrAust1.1, whole genome shotgun sequence genomic region:
- the LOC133923859 gene encoding laccase-15-like → MKRRSLPAPSAVVAAAAVVFCLSAAALPPTAAAVVEHTFIVSQVNMTHLCKETLVAVVNGQLPGPTIEVTEGDSVAVHVVNKSPYNMTIHWHGVKQWLNCWADGVPKITQCPILPNHNFTYRFDVAGQEGTLWWHAHVPCLRATVHGALVIRPRLGPGSYPFPMPHKEIPIIIGEWWQVDLAQVGFHLKNYMSDDYFSASTINGKLGDSYNCSGAMEDGYVLDVEPRKTYLLRVINAALFSEYYLKIAGHKFTVVAADANYVSPYTTDVLAIAPGETVDALVVTDAHPGRYYMVALPSQAPKPDPQSPVFISRGTVQYSNSHIPGNGAAVVLSSFRGEEGGGGGGPADDVPAVAPEMPDTHDSMTSFYFRGNLTNVRRPSVPTRVDERLFITLGLSSVCRRGQSCKKSDDDDNYMVVATMNNISFQLPEATTPLLQLHYYNISGKDTLQELPDRPPTAFNYTDRALIRSGPKEAQLEPTSKGTMARRFRQGASVEVVFQSTAMMQSESNPMHLHGHDMFVLAQGHGNYDAAKDVASYNLVDPPARNTVQVPRLGWVAVRFVADNPGIWFMHCHFEFHLSMGMAALFIVEDGPTVDTSLPPPPADILTCDPNDGLMPNEFYLQTKESEVPNIDGV, encoded by the exons ATGAAGAGGCGGAGCCTCCCCGCGCCGTCTGCAGTGGTCGCCGCGGCCGCAGTCGTCTTCTGCCTCTCTGCCGCGGCCCTACCGCCGACGGCTGCAGCCGTCGTCGAGCACACCTTCATT GTGAGCCAGGTGAATATGACGCACTTGTGCAAGGAGACGCTGGTCGCCGTGGTGAACGGGCAGCTCCCGGGGCCGACGATAGAGGTCACAGAGGGAGACTCAGTGGCCGTTCATGTCGTCAACAAGTCACCCTACAACATGACAATCCATTG GCATGGAGTGAAGCAGTGGCTCAACTGTTGGGCCGATGGGGTGCCGAAGATTACCCAATGCCCCATCCTGCCGAACCACAACTTCACCTACCGGTTCGACGTCGCCGGGCAGGAAGGCACCCTGTGGTGGCACGCTCACGTCCCCTGTCTCCGGGCGACCGTGCATGGGGCCTTGGTTATCCGGCCGAGACTCGGGCCCGGATCCTACCCGTTTCCTATGCCGCACAAGGAGATCCCCATCATTATAG GGGAGTGGTGGCAGGTGGACCTTGCACAGGTGGGCTTCCACTTGAAGAACTATATGAGTGATGATTACTTTAGTGCATCCACAATCAATGGCAAGCTTGGAGATTCCTACAACTGCTCTG GCGCCATGGAAGATGGCTACGTGCTGGACGTGGAGCCCCGCAAGACCTACCTGCTACGAGTCATCAACGCTGCGCTCTTCTCCGAGTACTACCTCAAGATCGCCGGGCACAAGTTCACAGTCGTCGCCGCCGATGCCAACTATGTCAGCCCCTACACCACGGACGTCCTTGCGATCGCGCCCGGTGAGACGGTGGACGCCCTTGTGGTCACCGACGCGCACCCCGGCAGATACTACATGGTCGCCCTGCCCAGCCAGGCGCCGAAGCCCGACCCCCAGAGCCCAGTGTTCATCAGCAGAGGCACAGTGCAGTATAGCAACAGCCACATCCCTGGCAATGGCGCAGCAGTAGTCCTGAGCTCATTTCGCggtgaagaaggaggaggaggaggaggtccagCCGACGATGTGCCAGCAGTGGCACCTGAGATGCCTGACACGCATGACTCGATGACATCATTCTACTTCCGTGGCAACCTGACCAACGTGCGGCGCCCGTCGGTACCGACGCGAGTTGACGAGCGCCTATTCATCACACTTGGCCTTAGCTCCGTCTgccggcgaggccagtcctgcAAGAAGAGCGACGACGATGACAACTACATGGTCGTGGCGACCATGAACAACATCTCCTTCCAGCTCCCCGAAGCGACGACACCACTGCTCCAACTGCACTACTACAACATCAGCGGCAAGGACACGTTGCAAGAACTTCCTGACAGGCCACCGACGGCCTTCAACTACACCGACCGCGCTTTGATCCGGTCGGGACCCAAGGAGGCGCAGCTAGAGCCGACGTCCAAGGGCACGATGGCACGGCGGTTCCGGCAGGGAGCATCGGTGGAGGTGGTGTTCCAGAGCACGGCGATGATGCAGAGCGAGTCCAACCCAATGCACCTACATGGGCACGACATGTTCGTGCTCGCGCAAGGTCACGGCAACTATGACGCGGCCAAGGATGTGGCGAGCTACAACCTTGTGGATCCGCCAGCGAGGAACACCGTGCAAGTCCCGAGGCTCGGATGGGTCGCCGTTCGATTTGTCGCGGACAATCCAG GGATATGGTTCATGCATTGTCACTTTGAGTTCCATCTGTCTATGGGCATGGCGGCATTGTTCATCGTAGAAGATGGGCCAACAGTGGACACATCCCTTCCCCCACCGCCTGCAGATATTCTTACATGTGACCCTAATGATGGTCTTATGCCAAACGAATTCTACCTCCAAACTAAGGAAAGTGAAGTCCCAAACATAGATGGAGTTTAG